In one window of Comamonas testosteroni DNA:
- the flgC gene encoding flagellar basal body rod protein FlgC: MSMFSIFNISGSAVSAQSQRLNVVASNLANVDAVAGPDGSVYKARQVVFQTVPMGNDGSAGVKVNAISEDNTPGRRIHDPSNPLADGEGYVTHSNVSAVDEMVNMISASRSYQNNVEVMNTAKTLLLKTLQMGQ, from the coding sequence ATGTCCATGTTTTCCATCTTCAATATCTCGGGCAGTGCGGTCAGCGCCCAGTCCCAGCGTCTGAACGTGGTGGCCTCCAATCTGGCCAACGTCGATGCCGTTGCCGGTCCCGACGGCAGCGTCTACAAGGCGCGTCAGGTCGTGTTTCAGACCGTGCCCATGGGCAATGACGGCAGCGCGGGCGTCAAGGTCAATGCCATCAGCGAGGACAACACGCCCGGCCGTCGCATCCACGACCCCAGCAATCCGCTGGCCGATGGCGAAGGCTATGTCACCCACTCCAACGTGAGCGCCGTGGACGAAATGGTCAACATGATCTCGGCCTCGCGCTCCTATCAGAACAACGTGGAAGTCATGAACACGGCCAAGACGCTGCTGCTCAAGACTCTGCAAATGGGCCAGTAA
- the flgB gene encoding flagellar basal body rod protein FlgB produces MLNKMTERLDFQSEALLLRAERQRAIASNIANADTPGYVARDFNFREALMAATSGPKPLTQASVTTAGHIPLQAQISDEALKAKLGYSVNSQPSLDNNTVDLDRERANFVDNSVRYEATLRFINGQAKTMLSAIQGQ; encoded by the coding sequence ATGCTGAACAAAATGACCGAACGACTGGACTTCCAAAGCGAGGCGCTGCTCTTGCGCGCCGAGCGCCAGCGAGCCATTGCCAGCAATATCGCCAACGCCGACACCCCCGGCTATGTGGCGCGCGACTTCAACTTCCGTGAAGCCTTGATGGCCGCGACCAGCGGGCCCAAGCCCCTGACCCAGGCCAGTGTCACGACGGCAGGCCATATCCCGCTGCAGGCACAGATATCGGACGAGGCGCTCAAGGCCAAGCTCGGCTATTCGGTCAATTCCCAGCCCAGTCTGGACAACAACACCGTGGACCTGGATCGCGAGCGTGCCAATTTCGTCGATAACTCCGTGCGCTACGAAGCGACGCTGCGCTTCATCAACGGCCAGGCCAAGACCATGCTCAGCGCCATTCAAGGCCAGTAA
- a CDS encoding flagellar hook assembly protein FlgD encodes MIYGASSVDGTTTNTTSNTKNSVTDPNEAQDRFLKLLVAQLNNQDPMNPMDNAQMTSQMAQINTVTGIQQLNQTMASMSGQFTAMQVLQGTSMIGRTVLTEGNTLGVAADGTHTAAFDLENQAASVKIQITTAGGELVDTIDLGAGAAGRNYFTWEGKDKYSGDASQLRYSVVATNGATAVASTPLAPHAVIATSSANGALSLELDNGSSVAYSGVKAVY; translated from the coding sequence ATGATCTACGGCGCAAGCAGTGTGGACGGCACCACGACCAACACCACCAGCAATACCAAGAATTCGGTAACCGACCCCAACGAGGCCCAGGACCGTTTCCTCAAGTTGCTGGTGGCCCAGCTCAACAACCAGGACCCCATGAATCCCATGGACAACGCGCAAATGACCTCGCAGATGGCGCAGATCAACACCGTGACCGGGATTCAGCAGCTGAACCAGACCATGGCTTCCATGTCCGGCCAGTTCACGGCCATGCAGGTGCTGCAGGGCACTTCCATGATCGGCCGTACGGTGTTGACCGAGGGCAATACCCTGGGCGTGGCGGCCGATGGCACGCATACCGCCGCCTTCGATCTGGAAAACCAGGCAGCCAGCGTCAAGATCCAGATCACCACGGCCGGCGGCGAGCTGGTGGACACCATCGATCTGGGTGCCGGCGCAGCCGGGCGCAACTACTTCACCTGGGAAGGCAAGGACAAGTACAGCGGCGACGCTTCGCAGCTGCGCTACAGCGTGGTCGCCACCAATGGAGCGACCGCTGTGGCATCCACACCGCTGGCGCCCCATGCCGTGATCGCCACCAGCTCGGCCAACGGCGCGCTGTCGCTGGAGCTCGACAACGGCAGCAGCGTGGCTTATTCCGGCGTCAAGGCCGTTTACTGA
- the flgA gene encoding flagellar basal body P-ring formation chaperone FlgA codes for MSGRFSLFLRLRPSRGLAAAWGLGALLLTAGAQAQDGAAQLSQIGQRFVDTALHQPSAETVQAGNGMALRMEVQMGQLDSRLRLAACAKVEPYLPAGSRLWGRTRLGLRCVQGSVPWNVFLPITVRAYGPAWVAQGNIPAGKTLGAEDAVPAEVDWAEDSAPVFANAQDFIGMVAARPLASGQALRQNMVRPPALFTAGSPVQVMINGGGFSVAGSGKAMTAAGEGQQVRVRMDNGRLVTGTVNASGVVLVQ; via the coding sequence ATGTCTGGCCGCTTTTCCCTGTTTCTGCGCCTTCGCCCCTCTCGGGGCCTGGCTGCGGCGTGGGGTCTGGGCGCGTTGCTGCTGACGGCCGGCGCACAAGCCCAGGATGGTGCGGCGCAGCTCAGCCAGATCGGACAGCGCTTTGTGGACACCGCTTTGCACCAGCCATCCGCCGAGACAGTGCAGGCCGGCAACGGCATGGCTTTGCGCATGGAGGTCCAGATGGGCCAGCTGGACTCGCGCCTGCGTCTGGCGGCCTGTGCCAAGGTCGAGCCCTATCTGCCTGCAGGCAGCCGCCTCTGGGGTCGCACCCGACTGGGCCTGCGCTGCGTGCAGGGCAGCGTGCCCTGGAATGTGTTTCTGCCCATCACCGTGCGTGCCTATGGCCCGGCCTGGGTGGCGCAGGGCAATATTCCGGCCGGCAAGACCCTGGGCGCCGAGGACGCAGTCCCTGCGGAGGTGGACTGGGCCGAGGACAGCGCCCCCGTCTTCGCCAATGCCCAGGACTTCATCGGCATGGTCGCAGCCCGCCCGCTGGCATCCGGCCAGGCTCTGCGCCAGAACATGGTGCGCCCGCCAGCCTTGTTCACGGCGGGATCGCCCGTGCAGGTGATGATCAACGGCGGCGGCTTCAGCGTTGCCGGCTCGGGCAAGGCGATGACTGCCGCCGGAGAAGGACAACAGGTACGGGTGCGCATGGATAATGGCCGCCTTGTCACAGGAACGGTCAATGCCAGTGGCGTGGTTCTGGTTCAGTAA
- the flgM gene encoding flagellar biosynthesis anti-sigma factor FlgM — protein MKIGNKPELQQTAAAAKQAPKSAATVATEESTKGLSERAAGVPVSFSSSARALDSQSRTNTDFDADRVKAMREAIANGSFRVNAEAVADKLLANTEEFLVHARG, from the coding sequence ATGAAGATAGGCAATAAGCCGGAGCTGCAGCAGACCGCTGCAGCCGCCAAGCAGGCCCCGAAATCTGCAGCCACGGTTGCCACCGAAGAATCGACCAAAGGCTTGTCCGAGCGCGCCGCCGGCGTGCCCGTGTCCTTTTCGTCCTCGGCCCGCGCCCTGGATAGCCAAAGCCGCACCAACACCGACTTTGATGCCGATCGCGTCAAGGCCATGCGCGAAGCCATTGCCAATGGCAGCTTCCGCGTCAACGCCGAGGCCGTGGCAGACAAGCTGCTGGCCAATACCGAAGAATTCCTGGTTCACGCTCGCGGCTGA